A window from Rhizosphaericola mali encodes these proteins:
- a CDS encoding SMI1/KNR4 family protein produces the protein MTPTEKLKLIMAEQYVSEDGDEYKVELKEGLTDQQIDELAKALPTGQISTEIIALLKFASGFEFYGLEEVTFDGIGQFGFEDFFPNSVQLAGDGFGNYWILDVDKNGNWGNVFYVCHDPAVIVKHSDNLTQFIEHVNDFGKNGNSSNLDIIHEKVVFDIWQKDNGFIELDSARQSNDTTLKNFALSLPDNFVIADLRNKPIRSGFAWGKFGPNIDEAKRHETELIWGIEKLEKKGFLSKLFGRR, from the coding sequence ATGACGCCGACAGAAAAGCTAAAATTGATAATGGCTGAACAATATGTTTCGGAAGACGGAGACGAATATAAAGTTGAACTTAAGGAAGGTTTAACTGACCAACAAATAGACGAATTAGCCAAAGCGCTACCAACAGGACAAATTTCTACTGAAATTATAGCGTTGCTAAAATTTGCAAGTGGATTTGAATTCTACGGACTTGAAGAAGTAACATTTGACGGTATTGGACAATTTGGTTTTGAAGATTTTTTTCCAAATTCAGTTCAACTTGCAGGAGACGGATTTGGAAATTATTGGATTTTAGATGTTGATAAAAATGGGAATTGGGGAAATGTTTTTTATGTGTGTCACGACCCTGCAGTTATTGTTAAACATTCGGACAACTTAACGCAATTTATCGAACACGTAAACGACTTTGGAAAAAATGGTAACAGTTCTAACCTTGATATAATTCACGAAAAAGTAGTTTTTGACATTTGGCAAAAAGACAATGGTTTTATTGAACTTGATAGCGCAAGACAATCTAACGACACGACCTTGAAAAACTTTGCATTATCGCTTCCTGACAATTTTGTAATTGCCGACTTAAGAAACAAACCTATTCGAAGTGGTTTTGCTTGGGGAAAATTCGGACCGAACATTGACGAAGCAAAACGACACGAAACAGAACTAATTTGGGGAATTGAAAAGCTAGAAAAAAAAGGATTTCTGTCAAAATTATTTGGACGGAGATAG
- a CDS encoding RNA polymerase sigma factor translates to MEEDEKYRVRRLFRQLSKGDENALRSIYHSLKPIIDQYLLRFDNLDSYLSNAIKSELLEKLWDKRGHFAHENTPIALMLGMVHKIALYRLRQKHDHTVSIINAYHKRSDLGADDILLSKEYQEQLEKAIAQLPPGEKKIFKLKYEQGYSNDEIASMLHLSKQTIKNEASRATMKIKQLLGLISLITIIEIVNSL, encoded by the coding sequence ATGGAGGAGGATGAAAAATATAGAGTGAGACGACTGTTTCGACAATTATCGAAAGGAGATGAAAATGCATTGAGGTCTATTTATCATAGCCTTAAGCCAATCATTGACCAATATCTACTTCGATTCGATAATTTGGATAGTTATTTGTCTAATGCGATCAAATCTGAATTACTGGAAAAGTTATGGGACAAACGCGGGCATTTCGCTCATGAAAATACACCGATTGCCTTGATGTTGGGGATGGTACATAAGATTGCTTTATACCGACTCAGACAAAAACATGACCATACCGTTTCTATTATAAATGCCTACCATAAACGAAGTGATTTAGGTGCGGACGATATTTTGTTAAGTAAAGAATATCAAGAGCAATTGGAAAAAGCTATCGCTCAACTACCTCCAGGAGAAAAGAAAATATTTAAACTTAAGTATGAACAGGGGTATTCAAATGACGAGATTGCATCGATGCTTCATTTATCCAAACAAACCATAAAAAACGAAGCTTCTAGAGCTACGATGAAAATAAAACAGTTATTGGGACTAATATCACTTATCACCATTA
- a CDS encoding DoxX family protein: MKKEIILYIIRVLLLILFLYAGVEKVFRMDSFYRDMSNQPIVKSLVPIVTYMIPLGEIIAAGLLVFDRTKKAGLYISCLLMSVFMGYVALIVAGKFPRKPCSCGELISKLSWTEHLLFNLFFWLLAIVGIYLTMAVGKHKDKPTEGEMVRISRV, translated from the coding sequence ATGAAAAAAGAAATTATACTATACATTATTCGAGTATTACTACTGATCTTATTTCTGTATGCAGGTGTAGAAAAAGTATTTCGTATGGATAGTTTTTATAGGGATATGTCCAACCAGCCTATAGTCAAAAGTTTAGTTCCAATAGTGACTTATATGATACCACTAGGAGAAATTATTGCAGCAGGGTTACTTGTTTTTGATAGAACAAAAAAAGCGGGACTATATATCAGTTGTTTATTGATGTCGGTATTTATGGGATATGTAGCACTTATAGTGGCAGGAAAATTTCCCAGAAAACCTTGTAGTTGTGGAGAGCTCATTAGTAAGCTCAGTTGGACAGAACATTTATTATTTAATCTATTTTTTTGGTTGCTAGCAATCGTAGGTATTTATCTAACCATGGCCGTGGGTAAGCATAAAGACAAACCAACAGAAGGGGAAATGGTCCGGATTTCCCGAGTCTGA
- a CDS encoding SusC/RagA family TonB-linked outer membrane protein yields MNYKSILLLFLIWSYSFADSYGQVSKQVTVSGRVFIPENSKKEKLKLYLKSKKDVQIEHKNGNFTCTISQPDTLTVYLPGYKKKQIPVSLDSIRFITVKLDKDAPDFNEVIVSTGYQQISRQRATGSFVVMDSALLNRSTGANILERLDGVTSGLIFNKNVYAGAQNNQSNISIRTRSTIFANAEPLIIVDNFPYNGDISTINPNDVENITILKDAAAASIWGAYSGNGVIVITTKKGKYNRPPSISFNGNVGFSRKPNLYYTPILNSQNFIQVEKYLFDQGYYDYTLSTKYQSILPAVELLNSMKNGQITASQLEDSLLVLGHYDIRKDLQKYFYRGSASQQYALSVSGGSNNQQYYLSGGYDKSLFSLKGNKNDRVTLNAQNTFRIFKQRLELKMGIVFTHANTTNNNYGLSSSYPYEQIADQQGNALSVPIYYRQSYTDTAGSGNLLDWQYRPLDELHNADNTSQLTDYRINVSGSYKILTGLSISVLYQYNKGISKQQDIYSQNTFYTRNLINELSQVNLSSSNIIRPIPLGSIVDFSNKQYWSHNLRGVIDYHTTWNLKHHVSFLGGMEIRSAKNASQGYRLYGYDDATLTHSNMDFYNTFPVYYNDWGTEMIWDGISNYSSTAHFLSYFSNASYSFKQKYTFTGSIRKDESNIFGVKSNQKGVPLWSTGLAWNINKEGFYNLEELPYLRLRTTYGYNGNVDNTLSSLVTISPYTNNVYGSKTMYIVNPPNDQLRWEKTRTINFGIDFATIQNRIQGSIEYYLKNGKDLIGYSPMDPTSGMSSFKGNVADMRGKGIDINLESHNLNGIFLWNTNFLFSYVNDKVSHYLMPTGSISNFFTNSISPMQGYPLYSVFALSWAGLNKEGNPRVWLDGNITEGTDIGYTSVLNSTNLKNLHYIGRATPAIFGSFRNSFTYRRYALSFNVTYKFGYYFQRPSINYANLFTGNYFSPNEIFEHRWQNPGDELKTDIPAMIYPANANRDFIYQRSDAVIAKGDHIRLQDIRLDYQLNTVSSFIKNTQLYIYASNIAILWRANKYGIDPDVIPAASGYTYPNPFMLTVGVKIDF; encoded by the coding sequence ATGAACTATAAATCTATATTATTACTATTTCTTATATGGTCGTACTCCTTTGCAGACAGCTACGGACAAGTATCAAAGCAGGTTACTGTGAGTGGGCGAGTTTTCATACCCGAGAATTCTAAGAAAGAAAAGCTAAAATTGTATTTAAAAAGTAAAAAGGATGTACAGATTGAGCATAAAAATGGCAATTTTACATGTACGATAAGTCAACCAGATACGCTTACAGTTTACTTGCCTGGCTATAAAAAAAAGCAAATACCCGTTTCCTTAGATTCAATACGATTTATTACAGTTAAATTAGATAAAGACGCTCCAGATTTCAACGAAGTCATTGTTTCCACTGGCTATCAACAAATTTCAAGACAAAGAGCTACTGGTAGCTTTGTTGTGATGGATAGCGCACTATTGAATCGCAGTACAGGTGCCAATATATTGGAAAGATTAGATGGAGTTACCAGTGGATTAATTTTCAATAAAAATGTATATGCTGGCGCCCAAAATAATCAATCCAACATTTCGATACGTACCAGAAGTACAATCTTTGCAAATGCAGAACCGCTGATAATTGTAGATAATTTCCCCTACAATGGGGATATTAGTACCATCAATCCTAATGATGTTGAAAATATAACCATCCTTAAAGACGCAGCAGCTGCATCTATATGGGGCGCTTATTCAGGTAACGGAGTAATCGTCATTACTACAAAAAAAGGTAAATATAACCGACCGCCCTCTATTTCTTTCAATGGGAATGTGGGCTTTAGTAGAAAACCTAATTTATACTATACCCCCATATTAAATTCCCAAAATTTTATACAAGTCGAAAAATATTTATTCGATCAAGGATATTACGATTACACTTTATCCACTAAATACCAAAGTATTCTTCCTGCGGTAGAATTATTGAACAGCATGAAAAATGGCCAAATAACAGCTTCGCAATTAGAAGACAGCTTGCTCGTATTAGGCCATTATGACATTCGAAAAGATCTACAGAAATATTTTTATAGAGGTAGCGCGTCTCAACAATACGCTCTAAGTGTAAGTGGCGGTTCAAACAACCAACAATATTATTTATCTGGAGGCTATGATAAATCCCTTTTTTCCTTAAAAGGAAATAAAAATGATCGGGTAACATTAAATGCACAAAACACTTTTCGTATCTTCAAACAGAGACTAGAGCTAAAAATGGGCATTGTATTTACCCATGCAAATACAACAAACAACAATTATGGATTATCCTCCTCGTATCCATATGAACAGATAGCCGATCAACAAGGAAACGCATTATCCGTTCCCATCTATTATCGGCAATCCTATACAGATACAGCTGGAAGTGGAAATCTACTCGATTGGCAATATCGTCCTTTAGACGAACTACACAATGCAGATAATACTTCTCAACTAACTGATTATAGAATCAATGTAAGCGGTTCTTACAAGATATTAACAGGATTGTCTATAAGTGTACTATATCAATACAATAAAGGAATTTCCAAGCAGCAGGATATATATTCACAAAATACTTTTTATACACGTAATTTAATCAATGAGCTCTCTCAGGTAAATCTTTCTTCAAGTAATATTATCCGTCCAATTCCATTAGGTAGTATCGTTGATTTTTCAAATAAACAATATTGGTCGCACAATTTGAGAGGGGTGATAGATTATCATACAACATGGAATTTAAAACACCATGTCTCTTTTTTAGGGGGAATGGAAATCAGGTCGGCAAAAAACGCTAGTCAAGGTTATCGGCTTTATGGATATGATGATGCCACTCTAACCCATTCCAATATGGATTTTTACAATACGTTTCCCGTATACTATAATGATTGGGGTACAGAGATGATTTGGGATGGCATTTCCAACTATAGTTCCACAGCACATTTTCTGTCTTATTTTTCCAATGCCTCATATTCGTTTAAACAGAAATATACATTTACGGGAAGTATTAGGAAAGATGAGTCCAACATTTTTGGTGTTAAAAGTAATCAAAAAGGAGTTCCATTATGGTCAACAGGATTGGCTTGGAATATTAATAAAGAGGGGTTTTATAACTTAGAGGAACTTCCTTATCTAAGATTAAGAACTACTTATGGATACAATGGTAATGTTGACAATACGCTTTCTTCACTTGTAACTATTAGTCCATATACGAATAATGTCTACGGTTCTAAAACCATGTATATTGTCAATCCACCAAACGATCAGTTGCGATGGGAAAAAACAAGAACGATAAATTTCGGAATTGACTTTGCAACAATCCAAAATAGGATTCAAGGTTCGATAGAATATTATCTAAAAAACGGTAAAGATTTAATAGGTTATAGTCCTATGGATCCCACTTCTGGAATGAGCAGTTTTAAGGGAAATGTTGCTGATATGAGAGGAAAAGGGATAGATATTAATCTTGAAAGTCATAATTTGAATGGTATCTTTCTATGGAACACGAATTTTCTGTTCAGTTATGTAAATGATAAAGTGTCCCATTATCTAATGCCTACTGGTTCAATATCTAATTTTTTTACCAATAGCATTTCTCCTATGCAGGGCTATCCTTTATATAGTGTATTTGCACTTTCTTGGGCAGGTTTAAACAAAGAGGGGAATCCAAGGGTATGGCTGGATGGCAACATAACAGAAGGTACAGATATTGGCTATACCAGTGTTCTAAATTCTACCAACCTTAAGAATCTTCACTATATTGGACGGGCTACTCCTGCAATTTTTGGAAGTTTTAGAAATTCCTTTACCTATCGTAGATATGCTTTATCTTTCAATGTAACCTATAAATTCGGATATTATTTCCAAAGACCTTCCATAAACTACGCTAATTTATTCACAGGAAATTATTTTTCTCCAAATGAAATATTCGAACATCGATGGCAAAATCCAGGAGATGAGTTAAAAACAGACATTCCCGCAATGATTTATCCAGCAAATGCCAATAGAGACTTTATTTATCAAAGATCTGATGCGGTTATTGCTAAAGGCGATCATATTCGGTTGCAAGATATTCGTCTAGATTATCAGTTAAACACGGTGTCTTCATTTATTAAAAATACCCAACTCTATATTTATGCAAGTAACATAGCTATACTTTGGAGAGCCAATAAGTATGGAATCGATCCAGATGTTATTCCAGCTGCAAGCGGATATACTTATCCCAATCCATTTATGTTAACAGTTGGGGTTAAAATTGATTTTTAA
- a CDS encoding helix-turn-helix domain-containing protein, which yields MTNNKEILTNVGQRLKDFRGKICISLIALYEITGISNATLSRIERGFNHNSKNIEILSQAFGVSELEFRNSKINIPPRRRLVNSLKAYVKRENRNVNVDVLLEGKHTSHFLDLYIEDGFLKEFKTIKQICLGIKDEYDIKLVGPDVSNLLKYRIKIGSIETRLGQKKGTFEYRSIKK from the coding sequence GTGACAAATAATAAAGAAATATTGACAAATGTTGGTCAGAGATTGAAAGATTTTAGGGGAAAAATCTGTATTTCATTAATAGCGTTATATGAAATAACGGGGATTTCCAACGCAACATTATCAAGAATTGAGCGTGGCTTCAATCATAATAGTAAGAATATTGAAATTCTTAGTCAGGCATTCGGCGTTTCAGAACTAGAATTCCGAAATAGCAAAATCAACATTCCTCCTAGGAGGAGATTGGTCAATAGTCTGAAGGCATATGTTAAACGAGAAAATAGAAATGTAAATGTAGATGTTTTACTAGAAGGTAAGCATACCTCACATTTTTTAGATTTGTATATTGAAGATGGCTTTTTAAAGGAATTTAAGACTATTAAGCAAATTTGTCTTGGAATAAAAGATGAATACGATATTAAGCTAGTTGGTCCTGACGTATCTAATTTACTAAAATACCGCATTAAAATTGGATCAATAGAAACTCGTCTTGGGCAAAAAAAGGGCACTTTTGAATACCGAAGTATTAAAAAATGA
- a CDS encoding TlpA family protein disulfide reductase, which translates to MNLKTILIVMGMLLPIHSVSGQEIKPLTIGDTVPDFELPNVINYKDSVIHLHDFQGKLVILDFYGTWCGGCQPGIPKLDSLQKVFKDKIQVIVLCHDENLDIVHKTIQNRWKEKNLILPFVLAKDPKEYINQLFPHKMVPHEIWISPDRILVSTTGADEVSYKNIRTLLNGSKPVLQIKKDLLDFDKNKALLENPEVLNNLKYSSLFTKHISGAGAAFGRQYDSSTRKSRYYYINLSPILLLRLAFGCDLENRVSLECSNPTAIYSPSYSRQWRNLHTFCYEQTIINPAKNFSRKQLMQSDLTHFLGLSVIWEQKLVPCWVLKKSHNSGNEHYSPKNTSRTEFISYHGTGSQIIHQLAVLDSPVLIDETNSNRILDFQINRSDIKNIHAIRTAFNSNNIHLQKQYRKINMLIIRDTPLHNVHN; encoded by the coding sequence ATGAATTTAAAAACGATCCTAATCGTAATGGGGATGCTTTTGCCCATACATTCCGTAAGTGGGCAGGAAATAAAGCCACTAACTATTGGTGACACGGTTCCAGATTTCGAGTTGCCTAACGTTATTAATTACAAAGATTCCGTAATTCATTTACATGATTTTCAGGGTAAATTAGTCATATTAGACTTCTATGGAACATGGTGTGGTGGATGCCAGCCGGGGATTCCCAAACTCGATAGTTTACAAAAAGTATTTAAAGATAAAATACAGGTAATCGTTCTGTGTCACGATGAAAACTTAGATATTGTCCACAAGACGATCCAAAACCGATGGAAAGAAAAGAATTTAATACTACCTTTTGTTTTAGCCAAGGATCCCAAAGAATACATCAATCAATTATTTCCTCACAAAATGGTTCCCCATGAAATATGGATAAGTCCAGACCGTATTTTAGTTTCTACCACTGGAGCAGATGAAGTCAGCTATAAAAATATACGAACTCTACTTAACGGCTCAAAGCCTGTGTTGCAGATAAAAAAAGACCTTTTAGATTTTGATAAGAACAAAGCTTTATTAGAAAATCCAGAAGTATTAAATAATCTAAAGTATAGCTCTTTATTTACAAAACATATCTCAGGTGCGGGCGCCGCATTTGGGCGTCAGTACGATAGCTCCACGAGAAAAAGTAGGTACTATTATATTAACTTATCACCCATATTATTATTAAGACTTGCTTTTGGATGTGATCTCGAAAATAGAGTTTCCCTAGAATGTTCAAACCCCACTGCCATCTATAGCCCCTCTTATTCAAGACAGTGGCGCAACTTACATACTTTCTGCTATGAACAAACAATAATCAATCCTGCTAAAAATTTCTCTCGCAAGCAACTGATGCAATCTGACCTTACTCATTTTTTGGGTTTATCTGTAATTTGGGAACAAAAATTAGTACCATGTTGGGTATTAAAGAAAAGCCATAATAGTGGCAATGAGCATTACAGCCCAAAAAACACTTCTAGAACAGAATTCATTTCTTATCATGGAACTGGCAGTCAAATCATCCACCAATTAGCCGTTTTGGATAGTCCTGTATTAATAGATGAAACGAACAGTAATAGAATATTGGATTTTCAGATAAACAGATCTGATATCAAAAATATACATGCTATCCGAACTGCATTTAATAGTAACAATATCCATTTGCAAAAACAATATCGTAAAATCAATATGCTGATCATACGAGATACGCCTCTGCATAATGTCCATAATTAA
- a CDS encoding tyrosine-type recombinase/integrase, whose amino-acid sequence MKQAFPVITIIPDKRRSKENTLFPLKLRITFKGERKYYSTGFNASLADWETMETKNVRGSLKNIYHSINDIKIRAQLCCNSLSSFSFQAFETAFFPKSIPTTTVQIAFDQYISKLKQNEQIGSSHSYRNACISLHKFKPNLKFKHITVEFLKNYEHWFLQRGNSITTVGIYLRSLRAIINVAIENGVMEHADYPFGSRKYSIPMGRNIKKALSLEEIGKIYNCELDPYSVDEMSRDYWIFIYLCNGLNVKDMCLLKYKDIQGDFIVFQRAKTIATRRIQSEPIKIAIKDDIRKIISKWGQKPIHSESYIFPCLKIGMSLEEQRLKIQLLIHLVNEHMKKISHNLGINKPVTTYYARHSFATILKNSGVSTEFISEALGHSSLKTTKNYLAGFENDAIQKNTDLLLQFKL is encoded by the coding sequence ATGAAACAAGCTTTTCCTGTTATTACTATTATCCCGGATAAAAGAAGATCCAAAGAAAATACCTTATTCCCCCTAAAGCTAAGAATAACTTTTAAAGGAGAAAGAAAATATTACTCCACAGGATTTAATGCAAGTTTGGCTGATTGGGAAACCATGGAAACAAAAAATGTTAGAGGCTCCTTAAAAAACATATATCACTCTATAAATGATATAAAAATCCGAGCACAGCTATGCTGTAATTCGTTATCTAGCTTCTCTTTTCAGGCATTTGAGACTGCATTTTTCCCAAAATCTATTCCTACAACCACAGTTCAAATTGCATTTGATCAATATATCAGTAAACTCAAACAAAATGAGCAAATAGGCAGTTCCCATTCTTACAGAAACGCTTGTATTTCCTTGCATAAATTTAAGCCCAACTTAAAATTTAAACATATAACTGTTGAATTCCTTAAAAATTATGAACATTGGTTTTTACAAAGAGGTAATTCCATTACAACTGTAGGTATTTACCTAAGATCCTTAAGAGCCATTATAAATGTTGCTATTGAAAATGGAGTAATGGAACATGCGGATTACCCTTTTGGGAGCCGTAAATACTCCATACCAATGGGACGAAACATTAAAAAAGCACTATCTCTCGAAGAAATAGGTAAGATTTATAACTGCGAACTAGATCCTTATAGCGTTGATGAAATGAGTAGAGATTATTGGATATTCATTTATCTATGTAATGGTCTAAATGTTAAAGACATGTGTCTTTTGAAATATAAAGATATCCAAGGAGATTTTATCGTGTTTCAAAGAGCTAAAACTATTGCTACTCGAAGAATTCAAAGTGAACCTATTAAAATTGCCATTAAAGACGATATTCGAAAGATAATTTCCAAATGGGGACAAAAGCCTATACACTCAGAAAGTTATATTTTCCCATGTTTAAAAATTGGAATGTCATTGGAAGAACAAAGACTTAAAATCCAACTTCTCATACATCTCGTAAATGAGCATATGAAAAAAATCTCCCATAATTTAGGCATTAATAAACCTGTGACGACATATTATGCAAGACATAGTTTTGCAACTATATTAAAGAATAGCGGCGTATCAACAGAATTTATAAGCGAAGCTTTGGGACATAGTTCCTTAAAAACCACAAAGAATTATTTGGCGGGGTTTGAAAATGATGCTATCCAAAAAAACACGGATTTATTGTTACAATTTAAATTATAG
- a CDS encoding RagB/SusD family nutrient uptake outer membrane protein, with protein sequence MKLISNIYLCTILFVMTLASFACNKTEFLDTKPSSDISTPSNLSDLRAILDNITLSYHMNYSPMIAETSADDYFLDYSSYQALVRPYYRNAYSWQTDIWEGATNASDWEYPYQEIFYCNVVLNALNKMELTAQNQSEFNSIKGDALLIRAFNFFNLLQIFAPAFDSSTAASDLGIPLKLNADINEKMNRSNVLVSYQQVINDLQEALTLLPEQPSSTLKNRGSKAATYAMLARVYLSMRDYSAALKNANSSYVLYNTLLDYNNLNKTANSAFPTLNPEVSWVGISISNYPVSSSSLSSATGYSIDTTLYKMYDNNDLRKTFFFKVNTNGKTINVKGNYLGASYSSIYKFTGLATDEILIIKAECEIRNNQRNDALNDLNELLKFRYANYIFPKYDTLNNTELLNRILQERRKELVLRNIRWSDLRRLNKEGANIILSRNLNGNILILEPNSSKYIFPIPDYVIQLSGMEQNKRE encoded by the coding sequence ATGAAATTAATAAGCAATATTTATTTATGCACTATACTTTTTGTGATGACTTTGGCAAGCTTTGCATGCAATAAAACAGAATTTCTAGATACAAAACCATCTTCCGATATCTCCACCCCTTCAAATTTATCTGACTTGAGGGCAATACTTGACAATATTACATTAAGCTATCATATGAATTATAGTCCTATGATAGCAGAAACATCCGCAGATGATTATTTTCTTGATTATTCTAGTTATCAAGCACTTGTTAGACCCTATTACCGCAATGCATATTCTTGGCAAACGGATATATGGGAAGGTGCTACAAATGCCTCTGATTGGGAATATCCGTACCAAGAAATATTTTACTGCAATGTCGTTCTTAATGCATTAAACAAAATGGAACTTACAGCGCAAAACCAATCTGAATTTAATAGTATTAAAGGCGATGCATTACTCATTCGAGCATTTAATTTTTTTAATTTATTACAAATTTTTGCACCAGCATTTGACAGTAGCACTGCTGCCTCTGACTTAGGTATTCCCTTGAAATTAAATGCAGACATTAATGAAAAAATGAATCGATCAAATGTATTGGTCTCTTATCAACAAGTAATCAATGACTTACAAGAGGCACTTACTTTATTGCCTGAACAACCTTCATCCACATTAAAAAATAGAGGATCAAAAGCCGCAACATATGCTATGCTCGCAAGAGTATATTTATCAATGAGAGACTATAGTGCAGCATTGAAAAATGCAAATAGTTCCTACGTTTTATATAATACGCTTCTAGATTATAATAATTTAAACAAGACCGCTAATTCTGCATTTCCCACTTTAAACCCTGAAGTGTCATGGGTAGGAATTAGTATTTCTAATTACCCTGTTTCCTCCTCGAGCTTATCTTCTGCAACAGGATATAGTATTGATACCACTTTATATAAGATGTATGATAACAACGATCTTCGAAAAACATTTTTTTTCAAGGTGAATACGAATGGAAAGACCATTAATGTGAAAGGAAATTATCTAGGCGCATCTTATTCATCTATTTATAAATTTACTGGGCTGGCGACCGATGAAATTCTAATAATTAAAGCCGAATGCGAAATCAGAAATAATCAAAGAAACGATGCCTTAAATGATCTTAACGAATTGCTTAAATTTCGTTATGCGAACTATATTTTCCCTAAGTATGATACATTAAATAACACAGAACTATTAAATAGAATATTACAAGAAAGAAGAAAAGAACTTGTCTTAAGAAATATTAGATGGTCAGATCTTAGACGATTAAATAAAGAAGGCGCGAATATTATTTTATCAAGAAATCTTAATGGGAATATATTAATACTTGAACCCAATAGTTCAAAATACATTTTTCCAATTCCAGATTACGTCATTCAATTATCAGGTATGGAACAAAATAAAAGAGAATAA